The proteins below are encoded in one region of Mus caroli chromosome 10, CAROLI_EIJ_v1.1, whole genome shotgun sequence:
- the Lrrc10 gene encoding leucine-rich repeat-containing protein 10, giving the protein MGNTIRALVAFIPSDRCQSYVVGDLREMPLDRMVDLSGSQLRRFPLHVCSFTELVKLYLSDNHLHSLPPDLAQLQNLQILALDFNNFKALPRVVCTLKQLCILYLGNNKLCDLPDELSLLQNLRTLWLESNCLTRLPDVVCELSLLKTLHAGSNALRLLPGQLRRLRELRTIWLSGNQLADFPSVLLRMPFLEVIDVDRNSIRYFPSLDHLTNLKLVIYDHNPCRNAPKVGKGVRRVGRWAEETPEPDPRKARRYALAKEENQEPPPPLLPSSS; this is encoded by the coding sequence ATGGGGAACACCATCCGGGCCCTCGTGGCTTTCATCCCCAGCGACCGCTGCCAGAGTTATGTGGTGGGAGACCTCCGGGAGATGCCCCTGGACAGGATGGTGGATCTGAGCGGGAGCCAGCTGCGTCGCTTCCCACTGCACGTGTGCTCCTTCACGGAGCTGGTGAAGCTCTACCTCAGCGACAACCACCTTCACAGCCTGCCTCCCGACCTGGCACAGCTGCAGAACCTGCAGATCCTGGCCTTGGATTTCAACAACTTCAAAGCTCTCCCCCGGGTGGTATGTACCTTGAAACAGCTCTGCATCCTCTACCTGGGCAATAACAAACTCTGTGACCTCCCGGATGAGCTCAGCCTGCTCCAGAACCTACGGACCCTGTGGCTCGAGTCCAACTGCCTCACCCGGCTGCCCGATGTGGTGTGTGAGCTGAGTCTCCTTAAAACCCTGCATGCCGGTTCCAACGCCTTACGTCTGCTGCCCGGCCAGCTCAGGCGCCTGCGCGAGCTCAGGACCATCTGGCTCTCTGGCAATCAGCTAGCTGACTTCCCCTCGGTACTGCTTCGCATGCCCTTTCTGGAGGTGATCGACGTGGATCGCAACAGTATCCGCTACTTCCCCAGCCTGGACCACTTGACAAATCTGAAGCTGGTCATCTATGACCACAATCCTTGCAGAAATGCCCCCAAGGTGGGCAAAGGGGTTCGCCGTGTTGGGAGATGGGCAGAGGAGACACCAGAGCCTGACCCCAGAAAAGCTAGGCGGTACGCACTGGCCAAGGAAGAGAATCAAGAgccacctcctccccttcttccttccagctCTTGA